In the genome of Amaranthus tricolor cultivar Red isolate AtriRed21 chromosome 15, ASM2621246v1, whole genome shotgun sequence, one region contains:
- the LOC130800776 gene encoding uncharacterized protein LOC130800776 isoform X5 — translation MDSRSLDILEKKWSRVRIKEGTEASRLYPDGYLELREDPVPWIRLNPNVLQRVRRLNLNLPYKDDVEEVGDSIGELTYLTHFFIRWARSLKCLPNLHVLEIRHCYNLQELLGSLGGLHSLTYLSLYNCYDLRALLASLGELLSLTHLSLGRCYNLQALPTSLGELRSLTHLSLEGCYNLQALPASLGELRSLTHLSLEGCYNLQALPASLGELRSLTHLSLGGCYNLQALPASLGELRSLTHLTLDSCKNLRALPASLGELRSLTHLSLRWFYNLQTLSASLGELRSLTHLSLTWCPNLQALPASLGELHSLIHFTLCYCDSIKSIPNMKVETLYFESMKENHFPSFGKLSNQTSILGLSQIPINSDGMPPLLFLDLRYSQIKHFSVLGNIKTLPKLQILSLPECFRLETLPFDLNDSLIISIDKTHTRKTWKELKTEMMCSFSAPLTGSAQNPFNISPDECLLLNEASMLLNRNFYKSVRLLDLSICEDDAEKLNSIKELSQLTHLYIKGSNIDLKYLPNTITRLRHLSLQDCDYESFSDCLDMLTNLESLDLDLYGNELPENIDVSVLVSLRCLTLRYWDIESLPDRLAKLSNLTTLVLHRCYFLNSLPPDMNLVKLKLIHTFIRPLPTGLRHLEIILYDSECDFFEYYENTDFKELVNLETLSITCNRTKFLPSLEGLLNLQELQLKDCFNLRKMPKMGKLSNVCTIDISGTRIKTLPGCITNLHNLKYLILPKCFKKESLPHNFKKEPVVTIDDIHEAYYKYMGVHDSYYETSSEDDYEKTSYTEEIVNEEDTTISQEGHNTVQTPLHQLQNLPSDQTPVLGASSEFGQAIINNEVALPHCIFSIEPQVIHLPAGHHSHGRNTAICEDSQHALHSLQNQQTELNKNHQSDDKKVNTQKKDIPREKIQSLMSLNMTIVEAANDLGVSRSTLKRRLADLNIKWPRSNKKICKDAKTTKDDVEPSWRKCSSQFNLVNPINLRDQKLEDGVNQLAALPNNVPFESNVVNHSSNPTLTTRIVQECPTTTQGNMDDNQQDQEIAVEPPHENSSTFVVKATCNGHTGRINFCLTKSIDQLKEEVRNKLELEEDNFFMEYEDEEQEWVIVNSISDLKHAALFHSKSSSRRNVRLRIIPKKSCYSTSMTTPMSQVIHDNFQSDTHLRGKVESSSTQLKSTAPYAPAINKMMTLDCFQYMNYLPAIMHPFLEGWLNVNADGNCGFRVVADAFHGGEDNWAHARRSMYNALGLDTIYVRLYGGQQEVREAMNRILWDNSVESAPPEHWMTSIQDLFVIATFYNCVVIYFSFGATPAFHTILPLRALPGIQRPYGELAIAHCGTHHPHYIRVFLLKDAPLPPIANYWGKYRDPSVEGWVENYSTRLVFWEKTVDMELKMPKSY, via the exons ATGGATTCTCGATCACTTGACATTCTAGAGAAAAAGTGGTCACGTGTAAGGATAAAAGAGGGGACCGAAGCTTCCCGATTGTATCCAGACGGCTACTTGGAATTGAGGGAGGATCCAGTGCCGTGGATTCGACTTAATCCCAATGTTCTTCAGCGAGTGCGAagattgaatttgaatttaccTTATAAAGACGATGTGGAGGAGGTTGGAGATTCTATTGGAGAGCTGACATATCTCACCCACTTCTTTATCCGATGGGCTAGATCCCTCAAGTGTCTGCCCAATTTGCACGTTTTGGAAATTCGTCATTGTTATAATCTTCAAGAATTACTAGGAAGCTTGGGTGGATTGCATAGCCTTACATATCTATCTCTTTATAATTGTTATGATCTCCGGGCATTACTGGCAAGCTTGGGTGAGTTGCTTAGCCTAACACATCTCTCACTAGGACGGTGTTATAATCTCCAAGCATTACCGACAAGCTTGGGTGAGTTGCGCAGCCTAACACATCTCTCACTTGAAGGGTGTTATAATCTCCAAGCATTACCGGCAAGCTTGGGTGAGTTGCGCAGCCTAACACATCTCTCACTTGAAGGGTGTTATAATCTCCAAGCATTACCGGCAAGCTTAGGTGAGTTGCGCAGCCTAACACATCTCTCACTTGGAGGGTGTTATAATCTCCAAGCATTACCGGCAAGCTTGGGTGAGTTGCGCAGCCTAACACATCTCACTCTTGATAGTTGTAAAAATCTCCGGGCATTACCGGCAAGCTTGGGTGAGTTGCGCAGCCTAACACATCTCTCACTTAGATGGTTTTATAATCTCCAAACATTATCGGCAAGCTTGGGTGAGTTGCGCAGCCTAACACATCTCTCACTTACATGGTGTCCTAATCTCCAAGCATTACCGGCAAGCTTGGGTGAGTTGCATAGCCTTATACATTTCACTCTTTGTTATTGTGATTCTATCAAGTCTATTCCTAATATGAAAGTGGAGACTCTTTATTTTGAATCTATGAAAGAAAACCACTTTCCTAGCTTTGGAAAACTAAGCAACCAAACATCAATCCTTGGACTTTCTCAAATTCCCATAAATTCGGATGGCATGCCTCCACTATTATTTCTTGACCTTCGGTATTCACAAATCAAGCACTTCTCGGTTCTCGGGAACATCAAAACTTTGCCCAAATTGCAAATACTGTCCCTGCCTGAGTGTTTCAGACTTGAAACATTGCCATTTGATTTGAATGATTCTCTCATCATTTCAATTGATAAAACACACACACGCAAAACCTGGAAAGAACTGAAGACAGAGATGATGTGCTCATTCTCTGCTCCACTTACTGGAT CAGCTCAGAATCCCTTCAATATATCTCCTGATGAATGCCTATTGCTGAATGAAGCTTCAATGCTATTGAATCGTAACTTTTATAAATCAGTGCGATTGCTGGACTTGTCAATATGCGAAGATGATGCTGAGAAGTTAAATTCCATAAAAGAGCTGTCACAGCTCACTCACCTCTATATCAAAGGAAGCAACATTGATCTCAAGTATCTTCCTAACACAATCACAAGACTCAGACATCTCTCCCTCCAAGATTGTGACTATGAGTCCTTTAGTGATTGCCTGGATATGCTAACCAACTTGGAATCTTTGGATCTAGATTTGTATGGAAATGAATTGCCAGAAAACATAGATGTTTCAGTTTTAGTCAGCCTTAGATGTCTCACCCTACGATATTGGGATATAGAGTCACTCCCTGATAGATTGGCAAAGCTTTCTAACTTGACAACTTTAGTTCTCCACCGCTGTTACTTTCTCAATTCACTGCCACCAGATATGAATCTTGTCAAACTCAAGCTTATTCATACCTTTATCCGCCCACTTCCTACAGGTCTACGCCaccttgaaattatattatatGACTCTGAATGtgatttttttgaatattatgaaaatactgATTTCAAGGAATTGGTCAACTTGGAAACACTCTCAATAACTTGTAACCGTACAAAGTTCCTGCCTAGCCTAGAAGGACTGTTAAATTTGCAAGAACTGCAACTTAAAGACTGTTTCAATCTaagaaaaatgccaaaaatgggCAAATTGAGCAATGTGTGCACCATTGATATTAGCGGTACGAGAATCAAGACCCTGCCTGGTTGCATTACAAATTTACACAATTTGAAATACTTGATCCTCCCCAAGTGTTTCAAAAAAGAAAGCTTGCCACATAACTTTAAAAAAGAGCCCGTTGTAACTATTGATGACATACATGAAGCGTACTACAAGTATATGGGCGTCCATGATTCTTATTATGAAACCTCTAGTGAAGACGACTATGAGAAAACATCTTACACTGAGGAGATAGTCAATGAAGAGGATACCACAATATCACAAGAGGGTCACAACACTGTGCAGACTCCATTGCATCAACTGCAGAATTTACCTAGTGATCAGACACCTGTTCTTGGAG CTTCATCAGAATTTGGACAAGCGATCATCAACAACGAGGTGGCATTACCACACTGCATATTTTCAATTGAACCCCAAGTCATTCACCTTCCTGCAG GACATCATTCTCATGGAAGAAACACTGCAATATGCGAAGATAGCCAGCATGCACTTCACAGTTTACAAAACCAGCAGACTGAACTC AATAAGAACCATCAAAGTGATGATAAAAAGGTTAATACACAAAAGAAAGACATTCCGCGTGAGAAGATACAATCACTGATGTCCTTAAACATGACGATTGTAGAGGCTGCAAATGATCTTGGTG TTTCAAGGTCTACATTGAAGCGCAGACTGGCAGACCTTAATATAAAGTGGCCACGAAGCAACAAAAAGATTTGTAAGGATGCAAAAACGACAAAAGATGATGTTGAACCGTCTTGGAGAAAATGTTCCTCACAGTTCAATTTGGTGAATCCTATTAATCTAAGAGACCAGAAACTTGAAGATGGTGTAAACCAACTTGCAGCATTGCCAAATAATGTACCATTTGAGTCTAATGTTGTTAATCACTCATCCAATCCCACCTTAACAACAAGAATAGTTCAAGAGTGCCCAACGACAACTCAAGGCAATATGGATGATAATCAGCAAGACCAAGAGATTGCAGTTGAACCACCACATGAAAACTCAAGCACCTTTGTTGTGAAGGCTACTTGTAATGGACATACAGGAAGGATTAACTTCTGTTTAACCAAGAGTATTGACCAACTAAAGGAAGAGGTAAGGAACAAGTTAGAGCTTGAAGAGGATAATTTTTTTATGGAGTATGAGGATGAGGAGCAAGAATGGGTGATAGTGAATAGCATTTCGGACCTAAAGCATGCGGCCTTGTTTCATTCTAAGTCGTCTTCTAGGCGAAATGTTAGATTGAGAATCATTCCCAAGAAAAGTTGCTATTCAACATCAATGACAACGCCTATGTCACAAGTCATCCATGACAATTTTCAATCTGATACTCACCTAAGAGGAAAAGTAGAATCGTCCAGTACTCAATTGAAGAGCACAG CACCGTATGCTCCAGCGATTAATAAGATGATGACACTAGATTGTTTTCAATATATGAATTACCTTCCGGCAATCATGCATCCATTCCTTGAAGGTTGGTTAAACGTGAATGCAGATGGAAATTGTGGGTTTCGAGTAGTGGCTGATGCATTTCATGGTGGCGAAGATAATTGGGCTCATGCTCGCCGGTCAATGTACAATGCGCTTGGTTTAGATACAATCTATGTGAGATTATATGGAGGCCAACAAGAGGTGAGAGAAGCAATGAATCGTATATTGTGGGATAATAGTGTTGAAAGTGCACCACCGGAGCACTGGATGACGAGTATCCAAGATTTGTTTGTCATTGCCACTTTCTACAATTGTGTGGTGATTTATTTTAGCTTCGGAGCAACACCTGCTTTCCATACTATTCTTCCACTAAGAGCTCTCCCAGGCATACAAAGACCTTATGGTGAGTTGGCTATTGCTCATTGTGGTACTCATCATCCGCATTATATTAGAGTGTTCTTGCTGAAAGATGCGCCGTTACCACCAATAGCAAACTATTGGGGTAAATATCGCGATCCAAGTGTTGAAGGATGGGTTGAAAATTATTCTACGCGATTGGTATTTTGGGAAAAAACTGTTGATATGGAACTCAAGATGCCCAAATCTTATTAA
- the LOC130800776 gene encoding uncharacterized protein LOC130800776 isoform X2 translates to MDSRSLDILEKKWSRVRIKEGTEASRLYPDGYLELREDPVPWIRLNPNVLQRVRRLNLNLPYKDDVEEVGDSIGELTYLTHFFIRWARSLKCLPNLHVLEIRHCYNLQELLGSLGGLHSLTYLSLYNCYDLRALLASLGELLSLTHLSLGRCYNLQALPTSLGELRSLTHLSLEGCYNLQALPASLGELRSLTHLSLEGCYNLQALPASLGELRSLTHLSLGGCYNLQALPASLGELRSLTHLTLDSCKNLRALPASLGELRSLTHLSLRWFYNLQTLSASLGELRSLTHLSLTWCPNLQALPASLGELHSLIHFTLCYCDSIKSIPNMKVETLYFESMKENHFPSFGKLSNQTSILGLSQIPINSDGMPPLLFLDLRYSQIKHFSVLGNIKTLPKLQILSLPECFRLETLPFDLNDSLIISIDKTHTRKTWKELKTEMMCSFSAPLTGSQNPFNISPDECLLLNEASMLLNRNFYKSVRLLDLSICEDDAEKLNSIKELSQLTHLYIKGSNIDLKYLPNTITRLRHLSLQDCDYESFSDCLDMLTNLESLDLDLYGNELPENIDVSVLVSLRCLTLRYWDIESLPDRLAKLSNLTTLVLHRCYFLNSLPPDMNLVKLKLIHTFIRPLPTGLRHLEIILYDSECDFFEYYENTDFKELVNLETLSITCNRTKFLPSLEGLLNLQELQLKDCFNLRKMPKMGKLSNVCTIDISGTRIKTLPGCITNLHNLKYLILPKCFKKESLPHNFKKEPVVTIDDIHEAYYKYMGVHDSYYETSSEDDYEKTSYTEEIVNEEDTTISQEGHNTVQTPLHQLQNLPSDQTPVLGASSEFGQAIINNEVALPHCIFSIEPQVIHLPADLMCEYSRHVQNVTSGNEVWRAHMPNNENFILPQTEILSAYNCFSIDTANKVEGHHSHGRNTAICEDSQHALHSLQNQQTELNKNHQSDDKKVNTQKKDIPREKIQSLMSLNMTIVEAANDLGVSRSTLKRRLADLNIKWPRSNKKICKDAKTTKDDVEPSWRKCSSQFNLVNPINLRDQKLEDGVNQLAALPNNVPFESNVVNHSSNPTLTTRIVQECPTTTQGNMDDNQQDQEIAVEPPHENSSTFVVKATCNGHTGRINFCLTKSIDQLKEEVRNKLELEEDNFFMEYEDEEQEWVIVNSISDLKHAALFHSKSSSRRNVRLRIIPKKSCYSTSMTTPMSQVIHDNFQSDTHLRGKVESSSTQLKSTAPYAPAINKMMTLDCFQYMNYLPAIMHPFLEGWLNVNADGNCGFRVVADAFHGGEDNWAHARRSMYNALGLDTIYVRLYGGQQEVREAMNRILWDNSVESAPPEHWMTSIQDLFVIATFYNCVVIYFSFGATPAFHTILPLRALPGIQRPYGELAIAHCGTHHPHYIRVFLLKDAPLPPIANYWGKYRDPSVEGWVENYSTRLVFWEKTVDMELKMPKSY, encoded by the exons ATGGATTCTCGATCACTTGACATTCTAGAGAAAAAGTGGTCACGTGTAAGGATAAAAGAGGGGACCGAAGCTTCCCGATTGTATCCAGACGGCTACTTGGAATTGAGGGAGGATCCAGTGCCGTGGATTCGACTTAATCCCAATGTTCTTCAGCGAGTGCGAagattgaatttgaatttaccTTATAAAGACGATGTGGAGGAGGTTGGAGATTCTATTGGAGAGCTGACATATCTCACCCACTTCTTTATCCGATGGGCTAGATCCCTCAAGTGTCTGCCCAATTTGCACGTTTTGGAAATTCGTCATTGTTATAATCTTCAAGAATTACTAGGAAGCTTGGGTGGATTGCATAGCCTTACATATCTATCTCTTTATAATTGTTATGATCTCCGGGCATTACTGGCAAGCTTGGGTGAGTTGCTTAGCCTAACACATCTCTCACTAGGACGGTGTTATAATCTCCAAGCATTACCGACAAGCTTGGGTGAGTTGCGCAGCCTAACACATCTCTCACTTGAAGGGTGTTATAATCTCCAAGCATTACCGGCAAGCTTGGGTGAGTTGCGCAGCCTAACACATCTCTCACTTGAAGGGTGTTATAATCTCCAAGCATTACCGGCAAGCTTAGGTGAGTTGCGCAGCCTAACACATCTCTCACTTGGAGGGTGTTATAATCTCCAAGCATTACCGGCAAGCTTGGGTGAGTTGCGCAGCCTAACACATCTCACTCTTGATAGTTGTAAAAATCTCCGGGCATTACCGGCAAGCTTGGGTGAGTTGCGCAGCCTAACACATCTCTCACTTAGATGGTTTTATAATCTCCAAACATTATCGGCAAGCTTGGGTGAGTTGCGCAGCCTAACACATCTCTCACTTACATGGTGTCCTAATCTCCAAGCATTACCGGCAAGCTTGGGTGAGTTGCATAGCCTTATACATTTCACTCTTTGTTATTGTGATTCTATCAAGTCTATTCCTAATATGAAAGTGGAGACTCTTTATTTTGAATCTATGAAAGAAAACCACTTTCCTAGCTTTGGAAAACTAAGCAACCAAACATCAATCCTTGGACTTTCTCAAATTCCCATAAATTCGGATGGCATGCCTCCACTATTATTTCTTGACCTTCGGTATTCACAAATCAAGCACTTCTCGGTTCTCGGGAACATCAAAACTTTGCCCAAATTGCAAATACTGTCCCTGCCTGAGTGTTTCAGACTTGAAACATTGCCATTTGATTTGAATGATTCTCTCATCATTTCAATTGATAAAACACACACACGCAAAACCTGGAAAGAACTGAAGACAGAGATGATGTGCTCATTCTCTGCTCCACTTACTGGAT CTCAGAATCCCTTCAATATATCTCCTGATGAATGCCTATTGCTGAATGAAGCTTCAATGCTATTGAATCGTAACTTTTATAAATCAGTGCGATTGCTGGACTTGTCAATATGCGAAGATGATGCTGAGAAGTTAAATTCCATAAAAGAGCTGTCACAGCTCACTCACCTCTATATCAAAGGAAGCAACATTGATCTCAAGTATCTTCCTAACACAATCACAAGACTCAGACATCTCTCCCTCCAAGATTGTGACTATGAGTCCTTTAGTGATTGCCTGGATATGCTAACCAACTTGGAATCTTTGGATCTAGATTTGTATGGAAATGAATTGCCAGAAAACATAGATGTTTCAGTTTTAGTCAGCCTTAGATGTCTCACCCTACGATATTGGGATATAGAGTCACTCCCTGATAGATTGGCAAAGCTTTCTAACTTGACAACTTTAGTTCTCCACCGCTGTTACTTTCTCAATTCACTGCCACCAGATATGAATCTTGTCAAACTCAAGCTTATTCATACCTTTATCCGCCCACTTCCTACAGGTCTACGCCaccttgaaattatattatatGACTCTGAATGtgatttttttgaatattatgaaaatactgATTTCAAGGAATTGGTCAACTTGGAAACACTCTCAATAACTTGTAACCGTACAAAGTTCCTGCCTAGCCTAGAAGGACTGTTAAATTTGCAAGAACTGCAACTTAAAGACTGTTTCAATCTaagaaaaatgccaaaaatgggCAAATTGAGCAATGTGTGCACCATTGATATTAGCGGTACGAGAATCAAGACCCTGCCTGGTTGCATTACAAATTTACACAATTTGAAATACTTGATCCTCCCCAAGTGTTTCAAAAAAGAAAGCTTGCCACATAACTTTAAAAAAGAGCCCGTTGTAACTATTGATGACATACATGAAGCGTACTACAAGTATATGGGCGTCCATGATTCTTATTATGAAACCTCTAGTGAAGACGACTATGAGAAAACATCTTACACTGAGGAGATAGTCAATGAAGAGGATACCACAATATCACAAGAGGGTCACAACACTGTGCAGACTCCATTGCATCAACTGCAGAATTTACCTAGTGATCAGACACCTGTTCTTGGAG CTTCATCAGAATTTGGACAAGCGATCATCAACAACGAGGTGGCATTACCACACTGCATATTTTCAATTGAACCCCAAGTCATTCACCTTCCTGCAG ATCTAATGTGTGAATATAGCCGCCATGTGCAAAATGTTACTTCAGGAAATGAAGTATGGAGAGCACATATGCCTaacaatgaaaattttattttacccCAAACAGAAATATTGTCTGCATACAACTGCTTTTCGATTGATACTGCTAATAAAGTTGAAG GACATCATTCTCATGGAAGAAACACTGCAATATGCGAAGATAGCCAGCATGCACTTCACAGTTTACAAAACCAGCAGACTGAACTC AATAAGAACCATCAAAGTGATGATAAAAAGGTTAATACACAAAAGAAAGACATTCCGCGTGAGAAGATACAATCACTGATGTCCTTAAACATGACGATTGTAGAGGCTGCAAATGATCTTGGTG TTTCAAGGTCTACATTGAAGCGCAGACTGGCAGACCTTAATATAAAGTGGCCACGAAGCAACAAAAAGATTTGTAAGGATGCAAAAACGACAAAAGATGATGTTGAACCGTCTTGGAGAAAATGTTCCTCACAGTTCAATTTGGTGAATCCTATTAATCTAAGAGACCAGAAACTTGAAGATGGTGTAAACCAACTTGCAGCATTGCCAAATAATGTACCATTTGAGTCTAATGTTGTTAATCACTCATCCAATCCCACCTTAACAACAAGAATAGTTCAAGAGTGCCCAACGACAACTCAAGGCAATATGGATGATAATCAGCAAGACCAAGAGATTGCAGTTGAACCACCACATGAAAACTCAAGCACCTTTGTTGTGAAGGCTACTTGTAATGGACATACAGGAAGGATTAACTTCTGTTTAACCAAGAGTATTGACCAACTAAAGGAAGAGGTAAGGAACAAGTTAGAGCTTGAAGAGGATAATTTTTTTATGGAGTATGAGGATGAGGAGCAAGAATGGGTGATAGTGAATAGCATTTCGGACCTAAAGCATGCGGCCTTGTTTCATTCTAAGTCGTCTTCTAGGCGAAATGTTAGATTGAGAATCATTCCCAAGAAAAGTTGCTATTCAACATCAATGACAACGCCTATGTCACAAGTCATCCATGACAATTTTCAATCTGATACTCACCTAAGAGGAAAAGTAGAATCGTCCAGTACTCAATTGAAGAGCACAG CACCGTATGCTCCAGCGATTAATAAGATGATGACACTAGATTGTTTTCAATATATGAATTACCTTCCGGCAATCATGCATCCATTCCTTGAAGGTTGGTTAAACGTGAATGCAGATGGAAATTGTGGGTTTCGAGTAGTGGCTGATGCATTTCATGGTGGCGAAGATAATTGGGCTCATGCTCGCCGGTCAATGTACAATGCGCTTGGTTTAGATACAATCTATGTGAGATTATATGGAGGCCAACAAGAGGTGAGAGAAGCAATGAATCGTATATTGTGGGATAATAGTGTTGAAAGTGCACCACCGGAGCACTGGATGACGAGTATCCAAGATTTGTTTGTCATTGCCACTTTCTACAATTGTGTGGTGATTTATTTTAGCTTCGGAGCAACACCTGCTTTCCATACTATTCTTCCACTAAGAGCTCTCCCAGGCATACAAAGACCTTATGGTGAGTTGGCTATTGCTCATTGTGGTACTCATCATCCGCATTATATTAGAGTGTTCTTGCTGAAAGATGCGCCGTTACCACCAATAGCAAACTATTGGGGTAAATATCGCGATCCAAGTGTTGAAGGATGGGTTGAAAATTATTCTACGCGATTGGTATTTTGGGAAAAAACTGTTGATATGGAACTCAAGATGCCCAAATCTTATTAA